A region of Carassius auratus strain Wakin chromosome 23, ASM336829v1, whole genome shotgun sequence DNA encodes the following proteins:
- the neurod4 gene encoding neurogenic differentiation factor 4 — protein MMTKPYGKPGDVTELVSSLGWMEEDLSSQDGDQTPEIGHYALHRRPVELGSEDMEEEEEEEEEEVGLDGEKVPKRRGPKKKKMTKARQERFRARRVKANARERSRMHGLNDALDNLRSVMPCYSKTQKLSKIETLRLARNYIWALSEVLESGQSPESHGFVEMLCKGLSQPTSNLVAGCLQLGPSSMLINKLDEKCGIPGVGGPQGHPISYPSPGLPSPPYGSLEASHLLHLKGFKGANYENSSPNECSSGTPPYDGPLTPPLSISGNIALKQEPSPHEAERNFTPHPTHAAHYISSHPYPPSSLAGLPAPQGHPMFPGSRFELPLDIAFESFTPSHIVTSQMSSIYSE, from the coding sequence ATGATGACCAAACCTTATGGAAAACCAGGGGATGTGACTGAGCTTGTCAGCTCTCTTGGATGGATGGAGGAAGACCTCAGCTCACAGGATGGTGACCAGACACCTGAGATCGGTCACTATGCCCTACACAGGAGACCTGTGGAGCTTGGCAGTGAGGAtatggaggaagaagaggaggaggaagaggaagaagttGGTCTGGATGGAGAAAAGGTACCCAAGCGAAGAGGTcctaaaaagaagaaaatgaccAAAGCCAGACAAGAACGTTTCCGTGCCCGACGCGTCAAGGCCAATGCCAGGGAACGCTCACGCATGCATGGGCTAAACGATGCATTGGACAACTTGCGGAGCGTCATGCCTTGTTACTCCAAGACCCAGAAGCTCTCCAAAATCGAGACCCTGCGGCTGGCCCGCAACTACATCTGGGCTCTGTCGGAGGTTCTGGAGAGTGGCCAATCACCCGAGAGCCATGGTTTTGTGGAGATGCTATGCAAGGGGCTTTCGCAACCTACCAGCAACCTTGTGGCAGGCTGCCTCCAACTTGGACCCTCGTCCATGCTGATCAACAAGCTGGATGAAAAGTGTGGGATTCCAGGAGTAGGTGGTCCACAGGGTCACCCCATTAGCTATCCTTCACCAGGACTTCCCAGTCCACCCTATGGCTCATTGGAGGCCTCACACTTGCTCCATCTGAAGGGCTTCAAGGGGGCTAACTATGAGAACTCCTCACCCAATGAATGTAGCAGCGGCACGCCACCTTATGATGGTCCTCTTACTCCGCCACTCAGCATCAGCGGCAACATCGCCCTCAAGCAGGAGCCGTCGCCGCATGAGGCTGAGAGGAACTTTACACCTCACCCGACCCACGCGGCTCATTACATCTCCTCACACCCTTACCCACCTTCCTCCTTGGCTGGTCTTCCAGCTCCTCAGGGTCACCCGATGTTCCCAGGCTCCCGTTTTGAGCTTCCTTTAGACATAGCATTCGAGTCGTTTACCCCTTCACACATTGTGACATCACAGATGAGCAGCATTTACAGTGAATGA